One stretch of Mycolicibacterium fallax DNA includes these proteins:
- a CDS encoding PaaI family thioesterase, giving the protein MDFPQFNKQIAEELQHAGGTSGGLAKYLDFRHIEFSAGRLVVEMDARADLLTPFGTLHGGCLSAMVDHCLGVVFYPVIPPGSWVATTEFKLNLLRPVSSGVCVAVADIIALGKRSGVARIDITNTGRPVCAAQGTVTVVAQSAS; this is encoded by the coding sequence ATGGACTTCCCCCAGTTCAACAAGCAAATAGCCGAGGAGCTCCAGCACGCGGGGGGAACCTCGGGAGGGCTCGCCAAGTACTTGGACTTCCGCCACATCGAGTTCTCCGCCGGGAGACTGGTAGTGGAAATGGACGCCCGAGCCGATTTGTTGACTCCTTTCGGCACTCTGCATGGCGGATGCCTGTCAGCGATGGTCGACCACTGCTTGGGCGTGGTGTTCTATCCGGTGATCCCACCTGGGTCATGGGTGGCCACAACCGAATTCAAACTGAACCTCCTACGTCCGGTGTCCAGTGGAGTCTGCGTTGCGGTCGCCGACATCATCGCGCTGGGGAAGCGTAGCGGCGTCGCCAGGATCGACATCACCAATACGGGACGCCCGGTATGCGCCGCACAGGGAACAGTGACCGTCGTCGCCCAGAGCGCCTCGTGA
- a CDS encoding acyl-CoA dehydrogenase family protein — protein sequence MELHETEERRALRKAVSEIAKDFGHDYYVAKSLGGEKSSELWHAVGEQGFLGINIAEEYGGGGGGIYDMQIVGEELAAAGCPLLMTVVSPTICGTIIQAFGSDELKARWLPGIASGEVIMAFAITEPDAGSNSHNISTYAKRVGGDWILNGTKYYISGVDEAEAILVVTRTATDDRGRGRLSLLVVPTDAPGLTKTLIPVQAVTPEKQFTLFFDDVRVPAENLIGAENDGLRQVFMGLNPERIMGAALGNGIGRYALDKASAYARERKVWDVPIGAHQGLSHPLAHAKIQLELARLMTQRAASLHDAADPGSAEASNMAKYAAAEAGILALDQAIQTHGGNGLATEYGLATLWGPARLMRTAPISREMILNYVAQHSLNLPRSY from the coding sequence ATGGAACTGCACGAGACCGAGGAGCGGCGAGCGCTGCGCAAGGCCGTGTCCGAGATCGCCAAGGACTTCGGGCACGACTACTACGTGGCCAAGTCGCTCGGCGGGGAAAAGAGTTCGGAACTCTGGCACGCCGTCGGGGAACAGGGGTTCCTCGGGATCAACATCGCCGAGGAGTACGGCGGCGGTGGCGGCGGCATCTACGACATGCAGATCGTCGGTGAGGAACTGGCCGCGGCCGGCTGCCCGCTGCTGATGACGGTGGTCTCCCCCACCATCTGCGGCACGATCATCCAGGCTTTCGGCAGCGACGAACTCAAGGCACGCTGGCTGCCGGGCATCGCCAGCGGCGAGGTCATCATGGCGTTCGCGATCACCGAGCCGGATGCGGGCTCGAACTCGCACAACATCTCCACCTACGCCAAGCGCGTCGGCGGGGATTGGATACTCAACGGCACCAAGTACTACATTTCCGGCGTCGACGAGGCGGAGGCCATCCTGGTCGTCACCCGCACCGCGACCGACGACCGCGGACGCGGACGGCTGAGCCTGCTCGTGGTCCCGACCGACGCGCCCGGGCTGACCAAGACCCTCATCCCGGTGCAGGCGGTGACACCTGAAAAGCAGTTCACGCTGTTCTTCGACGACGTGCGGGTGCCGGCCGAGAACCTGATCGGCGCGGAAAACGACGGTTTGCGTCAGGTATTCATGGGCCTCAACCCCGAACGCATCATGGGCGCCGCCCTGGGAAACGGCATCGGCCGCTACGCGCTGGACAAGGCCTCTGCCTACGCGCGCGAGCGCAAGGTCTGGGACGTGCCGATCGGAGCCCACCAGGGCCTGTCCCACCCGCTTGCGCACGCTAAAATCCAGCTGGAGCTGGCCCGGCTGATGACCCAGCGGGCGGCCTCATTGCACGACGCCGCCGATCCCGGTTCCGCGGAGGCGTCGAACATGGCCAAATACGCTGCGGCCGAGGCGGGCATCCTCGCCCTCGACCAGGCGATCCAGACCCACGGCGGCAACGGGTTGGCCACCGAGTACGGGCTGGCCACTCTCTGGGGCCCGGCACGGCTGATGCGGACCGCGCCGATCAGCCGAGAGATGATCCTCAACTACGTGGCACAGCACAGCCTCAACCTGCCACGATCGTACTGA
- a CDS encoding acyl-CoA synthetase — protein MDRGIGQWVTKRAFLNGQRTALVQGDTSFTYSDFDRRTNQVASSLLRLGVRKGDRVAILLVNSVEFLEVLLGCAKIGAITIPINVRLAGPEIGYILADSGADVFVFHAPLAAAAVSALTEPGVRVRHTLRAGGAPADGEIPYTDLLSDGAPAPLDSDVEGRDPAFIMYTSGTTGRPKGAILNHDNLLWNAINVLGAEQGLTGSDVTVAVAPMFHIGGLGVHTLPLLYVGGTSVILPSFDPVGTLKAMAESRATVQFMVPAMWSALTQVPDFDSYDLSALRLAMGGGAPMPLTVIDFMHQRGVPFTEGFGMTETAPMVSVLDAANITTRAGSIGRVAMHVDARIVDADDRDVPADTVGELLVRGPNVFVGYWMKPATTAEAFRGGWFHTGDLGRIDVDGYITLVDRKKDMVISGGENVYPIEVEQVLFRHPGVLDAAVVGGPDDKWGERVVAVVVADPAAEQVPGADELIAWCRERLAHFKCPREVHFLAELPRNATGKLLKTELRRRFTGVEGGVVQR, from the coding sequence ATGGATCGCGGTATCGGTCAGTGGGTCACCAAACGGGCCTTCCTCAACGGGCAGCGCACAGCGCTCGTCCAAGGTGACACCAGCTTCACGTACTCCGACTTCGATCGGCGCACCAACCAGGTGGCCTCGAGCCTGTTGCGTCTCGGTGTCCGTAAGGGGGACCGGGTGGCCATACTGCTGGTGAACTCGGTCGAGTTCCTGGAGGTCCTCCTCGGCTGCGCGAAGATCGGCGCCATCACCATCCCGATCAACGTCCGGCTCGCCGGCCCGGAGATCGGCTACATCCTCGCCGACTCCGGCGCCGACGTGTTCGTGTTCCACGCGCCGCTAGCAGCGGCGGCGGTCAGCGCGCTGACCGAGCCTGGGGTCCGGGTCCGCCACACCCTCCGGGCCGGGGGCGCCCCGGCCGACGGCGAGATCCCCTACACCGACCTGCTCTCCGACGGTGCGCCCGCGCCACTCGACAGCGACGTCGAGGGCCGCGACCCCGCGTTCATCATGTACACCTCGGGCACCACCGGCCGCCCGAAGGGCGCCATCCTCAACCACGACAACCTACTGTGGAACGCCATCAACGTGCTGGGCGCCGAACAAGGCCTGACCGGCAGCGACGTGACTGTCGCAGTCGCCCCGATGTTCCACATCGGCGGGCTCGGGGTACATACGTTGCCGTTGCTCTACGTCGGCGGGACCAGCGTGATCCTGCCGTCGTTCGACCCGGTGGGCACGCTCAAGGCGATGGCCGAGAGCCGGGCCACCGTCCAGTTCATGGTGCCGGCGATGTGGTCGGCGCTGACCCAGGTGCCCGACTTCGACTCCTACGACCTCTCCGCGCTGCGTCTGGCCATGGGCGGCGGCGCACCGATGCCGCTGACTGTCATCGACTTCATGCACCAACGCGGAGTCCCCTTCACCGAGGGATTCGGGATGACCGAGACCGCCCCCATGGTCTCGGTCTTGGACGCCGCCAACATCACCACGCGGGCCGGGTCGATCGGCCGGGTCGCCATGCACGTCGATGCCCGAATCGTCGACGCCGACGACCGGGACGTCCCGGCCGACACCGTCGGCGAGCTCCTGGTGCGCGGACCCAACGTGTTCGTCGGGTACTGGATGAAGCCGGCGACCACCGCCGAGGCCTTCCGGGGCGGCTGGTTCCACACCGGCGATCTCGGCCGGATCGACGTCGACGGCTACATCACGCTCGTCGACCGCAAGAAGGACATGGTCATCTCGGGCGGGGAAAATGTCTACCCCATCGAGGTCGAGCAGGTGCTGTTCCGTCACCCCGGTGTGCTCGACGCCGCGGTCGTCGGCGGTCCGGACGACAAGTGGGGTGAGCGCGTCGTCGCCGTGGTGGTGGCCGACCCAGCCGCCGAACAGGTACCCGGCGCCGACGAACTGATCGCCTGGTGCCGCGAACGGCTGGCGCATTTCAAGTGCCCGCGCGAGGTGCACTTCCTTGCCGAGCTGCCCCGCAACGCCACCGGCAAGCTCCTCAAGACCGAGCTGCGCAGGCGATTCACCGGTGTCGAGGGCGGCGTCGTCCAGCGCTGA
- a CDS encoding acyl-CoA carboxylase subunit beta: protein MIDVLPDRVDTRAPVYLENREGLIAQLHALAEQLALANGGGGEKYVARHRSRGKMLARERVELLIDPDTAFLELCPFAAWGTKFPVGGSVVVGIGIVEGVESMIIAHDPTVRGGASNPYTFRKVFRGMAVARENRLPIINVVESGGADLPTQAEIFVPGGQLFNDLTQHSAQGLPTLALVFGNSTAGGAYIPGMCDYVVMVRNRSKVFLGGPPLVKMATGEVSDDESLGGADMHARTSGLADYMAEDEQDAIRIGRRIMARLNWRKLGPGPTQPPTPPLRDPDQLLGIASVDPKVPFDPRDVIARIVDGSAFDEFKPLYGTSLVTGWASIHGYPVGILANARGILFSEEAEKAAQFIQLANQIDTPLVFLQNTTGYMVGAEYEQGGIIKDGAKMINAVSNSAVPHLTIVMGASYGAGNYGMCGRSYSPRFLFTWPNSRSAVMGPAQLAGVLSIVARESAADRGLPFDEEADAQMRAAVEGQIERESLALANSGRLYDDGIIDPRDTRTVLGFCLSVVHNSEIRGQRGYGVFRM, encoded by the coding sequence TTGATTGACGTCCTGCCCGACCGGGTCGACACCCGCGCGCCGGTATACCTCGAGAATCGCGAGGGACTCATCGCGCAGCTCCATGCGCTCGCCGAACAGCTGGCGCTGGCCAACGGTGGCGGCGGCGAGAAGTACGTCGCCCGGCACCGTAGCCGCGGCAAGATGCTGGCTCGGGAGCGCGTCGAGCTGCTCATCGACCCCGACACGGCCTTCCTGGAACTCTGTCCGTTCGCGGCGTGGGGCACGAAGTTTCCGGTGGGCGGCAGCGTTGTGGTCGGCATCGGCATCGTCGAAGGCGTCGAGTCGATGATCATCGCGCACGACCCGACCGTGCGCGGCGGAGCCTCGAACCCCTACACCTTCCGAAAAGTGTTCCGGGGCATGGCAGTCGCCCGCGAGAACCGGCTGCCCATCATCAACGTCGTCGAGTCGGGCGGGGCGGACCTGCCCACGCAGGCCGAGATCTTCGTGCCCGGGGGCCAGCTATTCAACGACCTCACCCAGCACAGCGCGCAGGGCCTGCCGACACTGGCGCTGGTATTCGGTAACTCGACGGCAGGCGGCGCGTACATCCCCGGCATGTGTGATTACGTGGTGATGGTCCGCAACCGGTCCAAGGTCTTCCTCGGTGGTCCGCCGCTGGTGAAGATGGCGACCGGCGAAGTGTCCGACGACGAGTCGCTCGGCGGCGCCGACATGCACGCCCGCACCTCCGGGCTGGCCGACTACATGGCCGAGGACGAGCAGGACGCCATCCGGATCGGGCGGCGCATCATGGCCAGACTGAACTGGCGCAAGCTCGGGCCCGGCCCGACACAGCCACCGACCCCCCCGCTGCGAGACCCCGACCAACTCCTCGGGATCGCTTCGGTGGACCCGAAGGTTCCCTTCGACCCACGTGATGTCATCGCCCGAATCGTGGACGGGTCCGCCTTCGACGAGTTCAAGCCGCTATACGGCACCTCGCTGGTCACCGGTTGGGCCTCGATCCACGGATACCCGGTAGGGATCCTTGCCAACGCGCGCGGAATCCTGTTCAGCGAGGAGGCGGAGAAGGCCGCCCAGTTTATTCAGCTGGCGAACCAGATCGACACGCCACTGGTGTTTCTGCAGAACACCACCGGCTACATGGTCGGCGCGGAGTACGAGCAGGGTGGCATCATCAAGGACGGCGCGAAGATGATCAACGCCGTCTCCAACAGCGCTGTCCCACACCTGACGATCGTGATGGGCGCGTCCTACGGTGCGGGCAATTACGGGATGTGCGGGCGGTCCTACTCTCCCCGCTTCCTGTTCACCTGGCCCAACTCGCGTTCGGCCGTCATGGGCCCGGCCCAGCTCGCGGGCGTGCTGTCGATCGTGGCCCGCGAGTCGGCCGCCGACCGGGGGCTCCCGTTCGACGAGGAGGCCGACGCCCAGATGCGCGCTGCCGTCGAGGGCCAGATCGAGCGTGAGTCGTTGGCGCTGGCCAACAGCGGCAGGCTCTACGACGACGGGATCATCGACCCGCGCGACACCCGTACCGTTCTCGGGTTCTGCCTTTCCGTGGTCCACAACAGCGAGATCCGTGGCCAGCGTGGCTACGGCGTGTTCCGGATGTGA
- a CDS encoding TetR/AcrR family transcriptional regulator codes for MTGNDWLLEQPRAAAATERILQAAASLIGRRGFDDFSIHELAASVHCSPATIYRHAGGKAAICEAVVVRLSSRIVNAVDDAICDLTGHERIVVAVSVALHHLRTEHIVQQLLR; via the coding sequence GTGACAGGCAACGACTGGCTACTCGAGCAGCCCAGAGCGGCCGCTGCGACTGAAAGGATTCTCCAGGCGGCCGCGAGTTTGATCGGACGCCGAGGCTTCGATGATTTCTCCATCCACGAACTCGCCGCGTCGGTCCACTGTTCGCCGGCAACGATCTACCGTCACGCGGGTGGGAAAGCCGCGATTTGCGAAGCGGTCGTGGTGAGGCTGTCGTCGCGCATCGTAAACGCCGTGGACGACGCAATCTGCGATTTGACAGGGCATGAGCGGATCGTCGTCGCCGTCAGCGTGGCCCTACACCACCTCCGCACGGAACACATTGTCCAACAACTGCTTCGGTGA
- a CDS encoding alpha/beta fold hydrolase yields MTSTFERVRNEDGTALAADVYRHESARAVVILLHGGGQNRHAWATTARRLHARGYTVVAYDARGHGDSEWDPDGRYDLDRLASDLLSIRRYASDGRPPAVVGASLGGMTVLGTHLVAPADLWGAVVLVDITPRMEFHGARRVVSFMGAHPDGFDTLDAAADVIAQYNRHRARPKNLDGLRKVLQQRDDGRWIWRWDPAFIASNFEFLQGDPATGAKEFGAISDLLIEGARRVRAPTLLIRGVHSDVTSQQSVEEFLEVVPHAEAVDVSGTGHMVAGDDNDAFTSAVADFLDRTLNDSSD; encoded by the coding sequence ATGACCTCAACGTTCGAGCGCGTCCGCAACGAAGACGGAACCGCCCTTGCAGCCGATGTCTACCGACACGAATCCGCCCGCGCGGTCGTCATACTGCTGCACGGCGGTGGACAGAACCGCCATGCCTGGGCGACTACGGCGCGCCGCTTACACGCGCGCGGGTATACCGTCGTCGCTTACGACGCCCGCGGTCACGGCGACAGCGAGTGGGACCCCGATGGTCGATACGATCTCGACCGACTTGCATCCGACCTGCTGTCGATTCGCCGATATGCCAGCGATGGCCGCCCGCCAGCTGTCGTTGGCGCATCCTTGGGCGGCATGACGGTGTTGGGAACGCATTTGGTGGCGCCTGCCGATCTGTGGGGAGCCGTCGTACTGGTCGACATAACTCCGCGAATGGAGTTTCACGGAGCACGCCGCGTCGTGTCTTTCATGGGCGCCCATCCCGACGGATTCGATACGCTCGACGCGGCCGCGGACGTCATTGCCCAGTACAACCGGCATCGCGCTCGGCCCAAGAACTTGGACGGTCTCCGAAAGGTCTTGCAGCAGCGCGACGACGGTCGGTGGATCTGGCGATGGGATCCGGCGTTCATAGCTTCCAACTTCGAGTTCCTGCAGGGCGACCCAGCAACTGGTGCCAAAGAATTCGGCGCCATAAGCGACCTTCTCATCGAAGGGGCCCGCCGCGTGCGAGCACCAACGCTTCTCATTCGCGGCGTTCACTCCGACGTGACGTCGCAGCAGTCGGTCGAGGAGTTCCTCGAAGTCGTACCGCACGCCGAGGCTGTCGACGTTTCGGGCACGGGCCACATGGTTGCGGGCGACGACAACGACGCCTTCACTTCGGCAGTCGCAGATTTTCTCGACCGCACGCTGAACGACTCGTCGGACTGA
- a CDS encoding cytochrome P450, which yields MNIAAAVRVRRRGYAGWTGAVNTDYDPLDPATAAQPFDAYRALHAGGRVHYNPKRATFILSRHEDIRAALRDTDAVTSSQGVTRMKISAPILVLTDGDDHTRLRKQVQPGFTRGAMSDWQGMADQLAKELVADVVANPGCDVMERLAVPLPIRMIAHIIGIPPEDVQNFRSWSEDGVGVINAGVSPAGLRQGLKGVRAIAALRRYFKDQLASGKLKGSDTVLGRLVDNNEDGKLSDDELFFIAMLLLFAGNETTTNLIGGMFDTLAHAPDQFAMIRDDPDLIPSAVEEQLRYSAPIQNLYRYTRTDYRVGEVTIPSGSRLLLAFGAANRDPEVFEDPDTYRADRNPRNHIAFGYGVHMCIGATLSRMEGQAVLRELTSQASAIAAAGSATWSTNSSLRGTTYLALPDSECVDPILKLAGVDQGSDDVVVEVAESQGDAA from the coding sequence ATGAACATTGCTGCGGCCGTACGGGTCCGGCGCCGTGGCTATGCAGGATGGACCGGTGCGGTAAACACCGATTACGATCCACTCGATCCAGCGACCGCGGCGCAGCCATTCGATGCCTATCGCGCGCTGCACGCCGGAGGGCGGGTGCACTACAACCCCAAACGTGCGACCTTCATTCTGAGCCGACACGAAGACATCCGAGCAGCCCTACGCGACACCGACGCCGTCACAAGTAGCCAGGGCGTCACCCGAATGAAGATCTCGGCACCGATCTTGGTGCTCACCGACGGCGATGACCACACCCGGCTTCGCAAACAGGTTCAACCCGGGTTCACCAGGGGAGCTATGAGCGACTGGCAGGGGATGGCAGACCAACTCGCCAAAGAACTCGTCGCCGACGTCGTCGCCAACCCCGGTTGCGACGTTATGGAGCGCCTCGCCGTGCCTTTGCCCATCCGAATGATCGCGCACATAATCGGGATTCCGCCCGAAGATGTCCAGAACTTCCGATCATGGTCCGAAGACGGTGTCGGCGTCATCAATGCCGGCGTGAGCCCCGCCGGGCTGCGGCAGGGGCTCAAGGGGGTTCGGGCGATTGCGGCACTGCGCCGGTACTTCAAGGATCAGTTGGCCTCGGGCAAGCTCAAGGGGTCAGATACCGTACTGGGTCGGCTCGTCGATAACAACGAGGACGGCAAGCTCTCCGACGACGAGCTCTTCTTCATCGCGATGCTCCTGTTATTCGCTGGGAATGAAACCACCACCAACCTCATCGGCGGGATGTTCGACACCCTTGCCCACGCCCCCGATCAGTTCGCCATGATCCGAGACGATCCCGACCTGATCCCCAGCGCTGTCGAGGAACAGCTGCGGTACTCGGCGCCCATCCAAAACCTGTACCGCTACACTCGCACCGACTACAGGGTCGGCGAGGTGACTATCCCGAGCGGGTCGCGGCTCTTGTTGGCATTCGGCGCGGCCAATCGCGACCCTGAGGTCTTCGAGGATCCCGATACCTACCGCGCTGACCGAAATCCGCGCAATCACATCGCATTCGGCTACGGCGTTCACATGTGCATCGGAGCAACCCTCAGTCGCATGGAGGGCCAGGCGGTGCTCCGCGAACTCACTTCCCAAGCCTCGGCCATCGCAGCGGCCGGTTCGGCCACCTGGTCAACCAACAGCTCACTTCGGGGCACCACTTATCTGGCTCTTCCTGATTCAGAGTGCGTTGATCCGATCCTGAAGTTGGCCGGAGTGGATCAGGGCTCGGATGATGTAGTGGTTGAGGTTGCGGAATCCCAGGGCGATGCCGCGTAG
- a CDS encoding acyl-CoA dehydrogenase family protein gives MTAGATHMKQPDQREAEAAAADPWMTPERISLRNLAMSFTQKEIVPHLQDWEDAGELPRELHRRAAAAGLLGVGFAEEIGGSGGDLRDLVLLTEAVMEAGGSSGLLASLLTHHIAVPHMAAQGDPEQIRSFVAPTLAGEKIGSLGITEPDTGSDVAGIRTTARRDGDHYVVNGAKLFITSGVRADFVTTAVRTGGPGPSGISLLVVERGATGFLVSRALKKMGWLCSDTAELGFTDVRVPVVNLVGPEGSGFLQIMQQFQVERAFIAVQCYATAQRCLDLTLDWVKKRETFGRPLSTRQVVRHKIVDIATAVDVARTYTRAAVDRIVAGDTDVRMVSMAKNQAVEACALAVDTAVQLYGGMGYLRETEVERHYRDSRILGIGGGTTEIMKEIIAKQIGL, from the coding sequence ATCACAGCAGGAGCAACTCACATGAAACAGCCGGATCAGCGGGAAGCGGAGGCGGCCGCAGCCGACCCGTGGATGACGCCCGAGCGCATCTCGTTGCGCAACCTCGCGATGTCGTTCACCCAGAAGGAGATCGTTCCTCACCTGCAAGACTGGGAGGACGCCGGAGAGCTCCCTAGAGAACTCCACCGCCGCGCAGCCGCAGCGGGGTTGCTGGGCGTCGGGTTCGCCGAAGAGATCGGTGGCTCCGGCGGTGACCTGCGCGACCTGGTGCTGCTCACCGAGGCCGTGATGGAGGCCGGCGGCTCGTCGGGCTTACTGGCCAGCCTACTTACGCATCACATCGCAGTGCCCCATATGGCCGCGCAGGGCGATCCCGAGCAGATCCGCAGCTTCGTGGCGCCGACCCTGGCCGGGGAGAAGATCGGCAGCCTTGGCATCACCGAACCCGACACCGGTTCTGACGTCGCCGGCATCCGCACTACCGCACGGCGCGACGGCGACCACTACGTGGTCAACGGTGCAAAGCTGTTCATCACCTCGGGTGTCCGCGCCGATTTCGTGACCACCGCCGTGCGTACCGGCGGCCCGGGCCCGTCGGGGATTTCTCTGCTCGTGGTGGAGCGTGGCGCCACGGGTTTCTTGGTCTCGCGGGCACTGAAGAAGATGGGCTGGCTGTGCTCCGATACCGCCGAACTCGGATTCACCGACGTGCGCGTGCCGGTGGTCAATCTGGTTGGCCCCGAAGGCAGCGGATTCCTGCAGATCATGCAACAGTTCCAGGTCGAACGTGCTTTCATCGCCGTCCAGTGCTACGCCACGGCCCAGCGCTGCCTCGACCTGACGCTGGATTGGGTGAAGAAGCGCGAAACCTTCGGTCGACCGCTATCCACCCGACAGGTGGTGCGGCACAAGATCGTCGATATCGCGACGGCCGTCGACGTCGCCCGTACGTACACCCGTGCCGCTGTGGACCGCATCGTCGCCGGAGACACCGACGTGCGGATGGTCTCGATGGCCAAGAACCAAGCCGTAGAGGCCTGCGCGCTCGCCGTTGACACGGCCGTCCAACTATACGGTGGCATGGGCTACCTACGCGAGACCGAGGTCGAAAGGCACTATCGCGATTCGCGCATCCTGGGTATCGGGGGCGGCACCACCGAAATCATGAAGGAGATCATCGCCAAGCAGATTGGCCTCTGA
- a CDS encoding ATP-binding protein, whose product MPVIKKLLVANRGEIARRVFRTCRELGIATVAVYSDADADAWHVDDADEAVRLPGSSPAETYLDGDRVIAAALLTGADAVHPGYGFMSENAGFARACADAGLVFVGPPPDAIDAMGSKLTAKAMMADAGVPVLPGGDATGLDPDKLRKLGAEIGYPLLVKASAGGGGRGMRVVESADDLDGAVASASREAMSAFSDGTVFLERYVQRPRHVEIQLLADMHGTVVSLFERECSVQRRHQKVIEEAPSPVVDDDLRARMGAAAVAAAQAVGYVGAGTVEFVLDANGGDDDGTFAFLEMNTRLQVEHPVTELVTGLDLVRLQLLVAMGRPLPAEVSKPRITGHAVEARLYAEDPTKGYLPQTGTLRTMQIPDHVGVRVDSGVRDGSVVSHHYDAMLAKVIAWAPTRAEALGALSAALAGARIHGLTTNRDLLVRVLRHDEFAGRGTDTGFLDRHDVADLGAALIDRDGEGLHAIAATLAQVAGRRAAAPVQPTLPAGWRNNPSQLQSTGWLTADGRERRVGYALLRDGVEVEVDGKPVEDVSVLVQRPDRVVLETGGVRRGYDVVLDADIAYVDSPAGSTAFTQVPRFLDPSALKPAGSLTAPMPGSVIRLPVAAGDVVTAGQALVVVEAMKMEHTIVSPIDGIVAELSVEVGQQVSTGDALAVVGAAAGADQD is encoded by the coding sequence ATGCCCGTGATCAAGAAGCTGCTGGTGGCCAACCGGGGAGAGATCGCCCGACGCGTGTTTCGCACCTGTCGCGAACTCGGCATCGCGACCGTCGCCGTGTACTCCGACGCCGACGCCGACGCCTGGCACGTGGACGATGCCGACGAGGCCGTCCGGCTACCGGGTTCCTCGCCGGCGGAGACCTACCTCGACGGTGACCGGGTGATCGCCGCCGCCCTCCTCACCGGCGCCGACGCCGTGCATCCCGGCTACGGCTTCATGTCGGAGAACGCCGGCTTCGCGCGGGCCTGCGCCGACGCCGGGCTCGTGTTCGTCGGCCCGCCGCCGGATGCCATCGACGCGATGGGTTCCAAGCTGACGGCCAAGGCGATGATGGCCGATGCGGGCGTGCCGGTTCTCCCGGGCGGCGACGCGACCGGCCTGGACCCCGACAAGCTGCGCAAGCTCGGCGCCGAGATCGGCTACCCGCTGCTGGTCAAGGCGAGCGCGGGTGGCGGCGGGCGCGGCATGCGGGTTGTCGAGTCGGCCGACGACCTCGACGGAGCCGTGGCCTCGGCCTCGCGCGAGGCGATGTCGGCGTTCTCGGACGGCACGGTGTTCCTCGAGCGGTACGTGCAGCGTCCCCGCCACGTTGAGATCCAGCTGTTGGCCGACATGCACGGCACGGTTGTCTCGCTGTTCGAGCGGGAGTGCTCGGTGCAGCGCCGCCACCAAAAGGTCATCGAGGAGGCGCCCTCGCCCGTCGTCGACGACGACCTGCGCGCCCGGATGGGCGCGGCGGCGGTCGCGGCGGCACAGGCCGTGGGTTACGTCGGGGCCGGAACGGTCGAGTTCGTCCTCGACGCGAACGGCGGCGATGACGACGGGACGTTCGCCTTCCTGGAGATGAACACCCGGCTGCAGGTCGAGCACCCGGTCACCGAACTCGTCACCGGGCTCGACCTCGTGCGCCTGCAGTTGCTGGTGGCGATGGGTCGGCCACTGCCTGCCGAGGTGAGCAAGCCGCGGATCACCGGCCACGCGGTCGAGGCCCGGCTCTACGCCGAGGACCCCACGAAGGGCTACCTGCCGCAGACCGGAACGCTGCGCACGATGCAGATCCCCGACCACGTCGGGGTCCGGGTGGACTCCGGCGTGCGCGACGGCTCGGTGGTCAGCCACCACTATGACGCCATGCTGGCCAAGGTGATCGCCTGGGCGCCCACCCGCGCCGAGGCGCTCGGCGCGCTGTCCGCCGCGCTCGCCGGCGCCCGGATCCACGGACTCACCACCAACCGGGATCTGCTGGTTCGCGTTCTGCGCCACGACGAGTTCGCCGGACGCGGCACCGACACCGGGTTCCTCGACCGCCACGACGTGGCCGACCTCGGCGCAGCCCTCATCGACCGCGACGGGGAGGGCTTGCACGCCATCGCGGCCACACTCGCCCAGGTCGCGGGACGCCGCGCGGCGGCCCCCGTCCAGCCGACGCTGCCTGCCGGGTGGCGCAACAACCCGTCCCAACTGCAGTCCACCGGATGGCTGACCGCCGACGGCCGCGAGCGTCGGGTGGGCTATGCGCTGCTCCGCGACGGCGTCGAGGTCGAAGTCGACGGCAAGCCCGTCGAAGACGTCAGCGTGCTCGTGCAGCGGCCGGACCGGGTGGTCCTGGAGACCGGCGGGGTGCGGCGCGGCTACGACGTCGTCCTCGACGCCGACATTGCCTATGTCGACAGCCCTGCCGGGTCCACTGCGTTTACGCAGGTACCACGGTTCCTGGACCCGAGCGCGCTAAAGCCGGCGGGCTCGCTGACGGCGCCTATGCCGGGTTCGGTGATCCGGCTGCCCGTCGCCGCGGGCGACGTCGTGACGGCCGGGCAGGCGCTGGTGGTGGTGGAGGCGATGAAGATGGAACACACCATCGTCAGCCCAATCGACGGGATCGTCGCCGAGCTTTCGGTCGAGGTGGGTCAGCAAGTGTCCACCGGCGATGCCCTCGCGGTGGTCGGAGCGGCCGCCGGTGCAGATCAGGATTGA